cagttgcTGGTAATCAACACAAAGACTAAaagtcatatctttctttttcacaaatagcacaGGAGCTCCCCAGGGAAAAACACTCGGgcgaataaaacctttctcaaggagtttttgcaattgatttttcaactctttcagttcTGCTGGAGCCATTCAATAAGGCGTCATAGAGATAGGAGTGGTTCCAGGAACaacctctataggaaattcaACCTCCCTTTCCGGGGGCAGTCCAAAAAGATTTTCAGGGAAGACAtcagaaaattcacacactaCGGGTATATCCTCAAGGTTTGGACCTTCCAAGCGTGTATCAAATATGTGATCAAGATATGCTTCATAACCTTatctaaccatcttccttgccaCTACCGCAGAGATGATATTAGACGTCAATGATCTTTCACCTTATCACATGCTTTGACCTACAATCAACTACCGCATGGTAtctataaagccaatccatatcgataatgacatcatagtcttggAAAGGCATTTTAATTAAATCAGTAGGGAAGACTagattttgaatcaccaaaggaCAACCTCGATAGATTTGATTGCAAACAACTTGTTGCCCCAAAGGACTTTAGACAAGCACCCCATAATCGAGTCTCACATATTTCACATTTTTAGGAAAAGCCAATGATGAGCAAACATACGAATGTGTAGAACCAGAATCAAATAATGTAACAACACATAAGTCAAATAAGTGAAATTTCACAACAACCACATCTGCTCCATCCTGCTCATCCCTCTATCTCATCGCATAAGCTCGTGCTGTAGCTCTTGACCCACCAGCTGGATTGGCTGCACCTGTACTTGTTGCTTGTATGTTTATAGATCTTGCACCTTTATTCCCTTGAGAGGGAGTGGTAATAGATTTTTGAACCGAGGCTTCCATACGCAGAGAAAAAGTGGGGTTAGGATTGGACAATCCCTCACCTTATGATCGAAGCTCCCACAATTAAAACAAGCGCCAGAAGCTCTTCTACAAGTACCAAAGTGATTCCTTACACATTATGCACAGGTGGGTATATGAGTCTTGTCTTGGCCATAGCTTGGAGTGCTGGCAGTAAAGGAACTTGATCTATTCTTCTTATGTTGGGCTAACTTGCAAAAAGTATTAGCTTGGGAACTGTCAAACCTCCCCCTTTTTGGTGGACCTCCCGAATCTGCATAAGCTTTCCTAAACTTATGTTCATTTCTACCAGCTTGTTCCTTGTCGATCCTTTCTCAAGTAAGAGCAGCtaaaactaatttacaaaagttttcATATTGTAGGACCGCTACAGATTTTCTAATAGAATCATTCAATCCATCTTTGAATTACCTGCACTtatctttttcattattaataatacCCCCAGCATAGCGGGACAGCCTGAGAAACTTCAGCTGATATTCAGCGATAGACATACTCCCTTGCTCTAAATTTaagaacttttttttctttgcatCATGATAAGCAGGTGGGACATACTTCTTATGAAATTCGTTCACAAAATCATTCCAAGTAAGAACAAGAGGTTTTGCCCTGGAATTCGGTACACTTACCCACTAATCATAGGTATCTTTTTTGTAATAGTGAGACAGCATACTTAAATTTGGCAGCGTCTGAACACTGTAACTGCTCGAACACTCTTTCAATCAGTTCCAACCACTGCTCGGCATCTGTAGGGTCAACAgtgccttcaaactcaactccacccatttttcttattttctcaaagtttattTTATCAGGGTCAGGCACTCTTCTAGCCATGTGACATAAGAAATTGGTCATTTGTTGAAAAGAGGGATCAACAGCAGGAGCACTATGACTCATTTGCGGGTGTGGCACAACTCTCGTACCCTAATTACTTTCTGCTTCATATCCCCTTGTACTAGGAGGATTAGAATCAGAAAAATGCTCCTCAACCCCTTCTTGTAGGTGAAGTTGGGCATTAGAGATATTTAAACTCTCGCGGGTAACTTCCATAAGCCTATTAGAAGTAGAAGATGCCACGAATTAATTCCTTCATAAAAgaagatcacattgcattagagacatgtacatgatgcatatgcactatatacaaaaacaacatgtaacaaaaacaaataatataCCAACAAGTCACAACAAAAGACCTAGAATTataaacctaggctctgataccaacacttgtagcaccccctttgggaggatgccacttacgcaacaaaaaatagttttttatttctttatttttaaatcacAAATAGTCAATACCATTGCGgatccataaaatacacaaaactcgaaccagtagttattacaaaaatattatcttcctttgtgcaaaATGACAAGCCAACATATAAACACAATACAGGCATGACTTAAATAATaagcacactccaaaatagcaaaactagttaCCTGTTCAAGCTACAAgcatatagttttattttaacaagccacatgtatcatgtacaagtcccccaacatatttacaaaaactagatgcatatgcagttGTTATCTTCAAAAGGGGtccaaaaagtctactccaaatggccattTTCATACCTCATCCCTCATATTACCtatgatagaaaacaactatagctaagcataaagcttagtggtgtaaatactttgggcttggagccattaaattcttccACTCCCTAGTTCATCACAGGtagctcaataaggtaaaagtaagcccaagtgaacaagtatatcaaaatatagaatacaaaccttgaagagtttcaaaatcaatatcaatatttaaaGGCTCAAGTATCgagaaacttataattcaatttgaaagagttttcaaataatcaatttcgcccaataggtacgtcatgcctttacactaagcacaatcaatatcaagaagGACCAAAGCCCTGATATCAAGAAGGAccaaaacccatatcaataACAGTCAttacccaatatcaagagaattaAGAACTATGTTGAAAGTGGTTTTCCACTCGTACTCGAAAATGGACGAAACCCCATCATCAAGACAAaatataaatccaaagtcaagatgagCAACATCCGActcgagaggcatgccaatatcaatgacaagtcaccgtaacaagaagAATAAAGTCCcatcaagaatgcaaaatgatcaagcaattcgtacaagtgtgcggtttagcgaaagttttgcaatGACCATGTTTGGCGATGCTTCTTGGTCCTATCTACTAGCCAAGGAATATATACAGTTAGAAGGACTGCTAGAATTGGAAGCtccaccacggcctctaccacggcctacTGGTATCTACACATCCTGCCCCATCGGGtgcatagccacagaagaagagAAACCCGCAATTGACCCAGTTGGCTGGGCTGCACCACCTGGAGTACCCttaaatggacattaccttgaTATATGGCCTTGGCGTCCACAAGAAAAACAATCACCTGTATTCGAGTGATATTCCCCAAAATAGAGTTTATTACAATGGGGACACTAGGGTGCTGATGGTCTTGACGGTCGAGAATTTTGGTTCCCAGTGTGCCTGAAATTCTGGAGCTTTGACCAGCCCCCGAATACCTGGTGATCTCAAATCTTCCACCTAGAACCTATAGAGGTTCACTCTaagctggctgggagggatatCTACCAAACTGCTGGTATCGCCCGGTCGAAAATTCCCCCAGATAACCAACCGACCtagccctcttaggctgacCTCTATCAAAACCTCTATCTGGTTGAAGCCTTCTATGTcactcttctaccccttgggcatacGCTTGTACCCTAGAAATATCCATGCTTGGCTGAGAAGCCATAGCCATAtagctatcaaccaaataaaggtccaaGACTATGATGTACCGATACACCCTATCTACCATATCATCTACAACTATGGGGGCATGTCTTGCCaacgagtcaaactcgaggGTATAGTCTCGAACACTCCTGCCATTCTACTTTAATTGtaaaaatttataaaccctAGCTCGTCTTATTTCTAGAGGCAGAAAGTGGCTAACAAAGGCTTCTACAAATTCATCCCACTCAGCTAGAGGAGCACCCTCTCCCCTCGATAATTCCcaagactcataccaattaGCGGTCACATCACGTAGCCAATAGAAGGCTAATTCAACTGACTCACTCTTTGAAACCCTAATGATTCGTAGTGTACGCTGCATTTGTCGAATGAATTCATATGGATCCTCTATAGGTCTCAATTCATGAAATTCTGGAGGGTTACAGGCTAGGAAATCACATACCCTCAAGCTATATTGTCTATTGGCATCATCTAGGCCATGCCTCCGAGCCtagtcctcggctgaatatGTAGTCTTAAATGGAAGagaatgggttaattttgtcagcctatccataATAACCTATATAAAATCATATTCGTGGAGTGcaaggtaagcctgtaataaagtctatATTCTGGAATCTTCAGCCTCATGTATTACCTTTTGATTTCTTTTAAAAGACTTTAACTGCCACTCTACTTTTTAGCTCTTAGTCTTAATCCTTAGGGTTTGCTGTCAAGTAACGCTGGAGTTACCCCATATAAGAACTTTACATAGCTGCTCTATGCTCTatctatcattaactggtataattttgaaaaattttgaCCTATAAGTTAACTATGTTTTAGTAACCAGCTATTTCTAATCATCTTGCGTAAATCATTTTATAATTCCCCTAACCCAACTTGTAACATTCTAGACATATTATCTCGTGTAGTTTCTTGATCTTTAATTCAGACTCTTCTATAGCCCCTTTACTCAGATTTTGATCTAAATTTCCTGTCATACGTTATATTGTAATCTTTGCAAGAATATATAAAGgtgctcaacttagcccaagagaTACCTTAGTGTcatctcgctagtcttcatacTTTCCCTTGCCTTCTCCTCTCTTATCTTACTATTGATAGCGGAAAtgatctttggtccaaccatgGCCATGTCCTATCTACCCTTAGTACAAATTCTATCACAGTAATTTGGCTTAACCCATCTTTCCATCTCTCTGTAATATACCCAGAATATCATAACTACATTGTCATTATTGAACCCTTACTCCTCTTATCATGTACTCACTCACTTGGTCTCATTCCTAACGTACAAacattcgtaggttgcataacctttctaacttctatttatttattgttggcTTTCATATCTTACTAACTCgtttcagcaagggatcttatttgaagtttaagcatctaTATCACATAGATTATAGTGTCAATTGTGTCCATCTTACACTTGCATTTCTCATATTCGCTTTCTCCCTCAAGGGTGTACTTATACCATTACCCGTTTATACTTTGCTCTATGTCCCTATTTCCACTCTCAACTTCCTccactcttctttttttccaatccACTTGGTACTATACCAtatccatatcttcctttataatttataacttgattATCCACGTACGAAACCTTGATTAAATCATGAAGCGATGAGTCCCTTTCCATATAAAGTGCAAAATTTTATCTGATAATTTGTACTCGAGTAATGTAACTAATGTAACAACTCATCTAAGTTCACCTTTTACTCATTCCTATCAATAGCtaattagtacttgtagtcgttccaatctCACTTAGGCAACACTTATATTCCGATAATAAGTGTCCAAAGTTCTCTTGAAATAGtatctttatcccaacctatatcattTATTTCCTTTGATGAACTTATATTGCACCATTTCATGTAGTGGAGCCTAAACTATTGGTATTGATTtgttaatgtatatatttatttattaaggggtacggcgggggccctgtcctgccatatgatatagttgacactcttagaggtctgtagacatatatgtatGGGTTGTGTGTAAGTTATGTTTAGGTGCGTctatatgatgtgttatgcAAGTTAatatgctatggcagccttatcggcttgcgtgcccttttacGATATGATTAGTGGTAACTCCTCAggaaacaaatgaaagaggctatatgtgtATAGAacgttatgacccattgggggtTCTTATATATGTTGTCACATTCTTCGTAGTTTGttttgactacaactgatagatatgtagaTTGGTGTTCAGGTCGAACCCTATTCACGgcttatggggttgggtcgtgataaaagtggtgtcataaccatatcatcataacattatatcatcatatactatacccagccctctagtaagagactcggtgaataatatacTCAAATGCGCTTGATAACAtacccagcccgggactcggtgaaaaatgtattaacagtatgcatgagtagagcagtgagtaaccatatgtaatttaaatcatcatttgaaacttaatagagtaatcaagtaaactatcacttgaagatcagggtagtaattattctcaagtaccctctaaatgtcattagggatcatatcaaatggagtctCAGGATTCATAAACATGTATCGATAtaatgctaaacaacttataaaaTCAGAGACATTTTTCATCGTAGTCTTTAgggataggagcttatacatccaagtACTATTAAACATATAGagggctcgagggtagtagctcaactactttaagagcctTAACATTCAGAGGTGAATAAGGATCATGAACTATGTTCAGAACTTACGAATAGAATTACCCCTAAAGATCATATTATATATCAcatatatctaagacatgccaaaaggaaagagggataggctttacatattgaCTACTTTCCaacgtatagaagacttgagacgTAATAGCTCAAATATTGTAAAAGTTCTAACATCAATAAGTAAATAAGGATCGTGAATTACACTCGgcatttatgaatagaattaccctcaagctcatatcattcatcacttatgttaagacatgccaagagaaaagagggatagctttacataccttttatagatCAATTGTAACCAAGCTTGCTTCGTTACcccttgaacctatttaacatgaaagttaCATTATTATGAATAAACTACAAATTTCTAACTTATAAATCTACAACAAAtgacccataggaatcaattcctcaTTCACACTTCTCAACTAGTAAATTGGTTGGTTAAGAAGTTATCGGAAATCAGGCAGCATGTCCCCTATATAACTTGCCCAATTTGAATTTCCATTTCACCTCTAATTAATGCAGACATACTAACAACAAtaaccaccatccatatacaataaaactacttcaacagtattcaatacaagttccaagaAGCCCACTCAAAACCACGACCTTCAAATATGGTTTTtggtctttatttcataaaatcacaaccacacggAAAGGAGCACAACATGGCTTCATACAGAAGAACTTATACCCATTTTTAACCATGTTTCTATCCCTTCAATATATACAAACCACCTTCAAATACAACaccataataatgacaacactaaccaaactttaattcACTAGGGGctgaacacgtgtcacccttaggggatgacccATGTCACTTTcaaaagaggtgtatatatgccTAAATAATGACTAGGAACTTTATTTGTTCATCATTTTCTTAACCGTAGCCTTAGAGAAGAATAGAGAAAGCAAGGAGAGTTCGAAGCCATGGCAAGTTCGGCCATGGCTAAGGCAAGTTGGATCTTAGAGTCTTGCTAtgtaaattaattctctaaggtaatATCGACCCATTGGAAGGTGATTAGCTGCGTGATATTTATCGTTGGGGCATCAAGGAGGTTCAAAGTAAACCTATAACTTTCGATAAGTTTTGGAAGATCGTTtattaaggtatggcttgattcccTTAAAATATAGTTGAGTAAGGGTTTAAACATGTTATGGAGGTGTAAATATGGACTGGAAACATAAAATTATGCACGTTACTATTGAAGGGTGTTGAAAATCGTGTAGGGGTTGTTTTGAAGCTATTATAGTgaattaaagtttggttagtattataattattatggTGTTGTATTTAAAGGTGGTTTGTATATATGAAAGGTTTGGAAACATGGTTAAAATGGGTATAAGTTCTGCCGTGTGTAGCCATGTTGTACTCCTTTCTGTATGGTTGTGATTTTACCAAATAAAGACCGAAAACCATATTTTAAGGTCGTGGTTTTGAGTGGGCTATTTGGAGCTGGTATTGAATAGTGTTGTAGTAGTTGCAgtgtatatggatggtggttgttgttgttgatatggttgtGCTAATTAGAGGTTAATtagaagttcggatagggtgagttataagggaaatgctgcccgatttctgttaacttcttaattaattgatatactagtcgagaagtgtaAATGAGAAAGTAATTCCAATAGGTAATTGGTTGTATGTTTAGAAGCtggaaattcaaattttattcataatcatgttactttcgtgttaaataggttcaagggATAATGAAGCAAGCTCGGTTACGGttgatccataaaaggtatgtaaagctatcccttcttttttggcatgtctttgacataagtgatgaatgatatgatcttgagggtaattctattcataaatgcCGAGTGTATTTCACGATCCTTATTCTCTTCTTGATGTTATAACTCTTACAATATTTGAGCTAttacctctcaagtcttctatacatTGGAAAGTAGtcagtatgtaaagcctatccctcttttcttttggcatatcttagctaTACGtgctatatgatatgagctttgggggtaattccattcataagctccgagtatgattcatgactcttattcacttcttggcGGTAAAACtactaaagtagttgaactattgaCCACGAGCCTTCTATATCTTGAATAGTAGTGGGATGAATAAGCTTCTATTCTTAAGGAATCTACAATGATAAATGTCTctaattccataagttgtttagcattatcttgatacatgtccatgattcttgaggctccatttgatatgatccctaatgacatttagagggtacttgggATGATTACTaccctggtcttcaggtgatggtttacttgactattctattgagtctcagatgatgatttaatttgcatatggttactcactactctactcgtgtatattagGGCATTGGAAatcggaggagcttggtcctcatcgtcaacccttgctcttggaggtgctcttccatgagtcattttctagagaacacaaaatgggtcgttagttaaatgAAAgattaggacactctaaggcacgacattaattgaaagaagtgaaaactttcctaaatgtcccatagtctcctattcatagttaggtcgcgcttcacaaccatgaacaagatcctatttgatgcggttgttggactccaaggaccatacaaaacctcaggctctaataccaagtttctcatgacccaaccctagggcctagacgtgacatggcgaatgaggaacccaaaagtacctcaaacaagtctcttagcattcttttagcctttcataggtaatgacaataaataaacatgcggaaatcataataataaatcttcaacctacatatgtccaataatacctctaactttttaatttaacggggctaagacaagttcctagctctccctcaattataatagaaagaaatgtcatagtaagtatctaaagatctcaacaaaTCAAAAACTAGAAAGagaaaggagtattattcccaaaacatgggaactcaccaaaagtagtcttcaaatgaaatctcaactagctatgtggaggagaatgaggaggagcactggtccctacatagtgatatcatataggtaaaagagtatgtgttagtacgttgAATGTAATAAgcatgtaagcatgcatgaacattgaagaaacattaaaacatttatgtaatatgaaatataatgcaatgcatgcataatcaataataTAGATATCctataaaacattcattttgttgaAAGATGatcataaccgatatttaagaccatacgagctattacatgaaatccaacataaccccctacgttggctggggagactacttgtcggatagaactccgtcaacttcattcatttctttaactttaactttaagggctatttgtggatccattagcctaagcctacaagggctcttatgttggcacatagttaatgagacaaagggttgctactaggattcccttactgaatcctacctcaatgacccattcggtgctaagtcaatcccacagaatagtttaatacttcaaaatagtcatagtatatagcttgagaattcaaaaaatcatattcgatagaatagctcattaaaacctttggtaattcaaatatgcaagaattgtccttattgcataaagaatccatcattcatatcatttcatcattctttcattttataagactctcttttgatcatagacattgcttttataaacattcatttagagtcaaagcttttaagtcaaacttcattgaaaatatagtaaaactaggtaggttaaaatcacttcaactttcaaacatgaatgtaaatgaaattatgcataaatactatgaaatccatcaattaaaaatcatgttttaaataacccaccatgaatatcaagaacctttaaatagcgaaatagagaaaatacttgcaaaccatcaattcatacatatgaaatcactttgcatcaaaatagaccaataattattagtttaaccatgattcatgctattatgtagaaataagaattacccataagaaaatattacttgaaatcaagagatttaattcaaagagtttttggactacatgggtagaagaacccatggataagcacccacataacttagagtaaaacttaaagaaaataaacataatttataatataattaaaatactttaggcatgagactAGAAGGAATaatctcattgaagccttacatacatggaatccaaaacgttactcagaatcgaaggacttaataaacactcttgaatcctagcattttctcttcaccggagcattttatgtactattcagagtatatgaattactggaatagtatttctac
The genomic region above belongs to Solanum dulcamara chromosome 5, daSolDulc1.2, whole genome shotgun sequence and contains:
- the LOC129890523 gene encoding uncharacterized protein LOC129890523, with the translated sequence MGGVEFEGTVDPTDAEQWLELIERVFEQLQCSDAAKFKAKPLVLTWNDFVNEFHKKYVPPAYHDAKKKKFLNLEQGSMSIAEYQLKFLRLSRYAGGIINNEKDKCRIDKEQAGRNEHKFRKAYADSGGPPKRGRFDSSQANTFCKLAQHKKNRSSSFTASTPSYGQDKTHIPTCEGLSNPNPTFSLRMEASVQKSITTPSQGNKGARSINIQATSTGAANPAGGSRATARAYAMR